A window from Drosophila kikkawai strain 14028-0561.14 chromosome 2L, DkikHiC1v2, whole genome shotgun sequence encodes these proteins:
- the LOC108074619 gene encoding derlin-1-like: MITSWYYSLPRITRYWFTTTVVVSCLVSRFQLLPIEWLELDWREIYYRWEWWRCLTSIVAFPINPNTAFPFLLYCYFLVTYSGMLEREQFGRSPAAYLYFLIIIAVLANVGGFLIEATSLLEIIVMSVLYSWCRLHKDETVSFWFGTRLKAMYLPWVLAGFDFIFNFSLETFVGIFNGHIYYFLKDQYPNLIETPRILKRILPDARGGFSAFDGASESRASAVPSPDYSWGRGMTLGGN, encoded by the exons ATGATCACGAGTTGGTACTATTCACTGCCCAGAATAACCAGATACTGGTTCACCACCACAGTGGTGGTCAGCTGCCTAGTTAGCCGGTTTCAGCTGCTGCCCATCGAATGGCTGGAGCTGGACTGGAGGGAGATCTACTACCGTTGGGAGTGGTGGCGATGCCTCACCTCAATTGTGGCCTTCCCCATCAATCCGAACACGGCGTTTCCATTCCTCTTGTATTGCTACTTTCTGGTGACCTACAGTGGAATGCTGGAGAGGGAACAGTTTGGAAGGAGTCCAGCGGCATATCTGTATTTCCTGATTATCATAGCTGTGCTGGCGAATGTCGGAGGATTCCTAATCGAAGCCACCAGCCTATTGGAAATTATAGTGATGTCCGTACTCTATAGCTGGTGTCGATTACACAAGGACGAGACTGTGAGCTTCTGGTTCGGAACGCGTTTAAAGGCCATGTATCTGCCATGGGTGCTGGCCGGCTTTGATTTCATCTTTAATTT CTCCTTGGAAACCTTCGTTGGTATTTTTAATGGTCACATCTACTATTTCCTCAAGGATCAATATCCCAATCTGATTGAAACACCTCGTATACt GAAACGCATCCTGCCTGATGCTCGTGGTGGGTTCAGTGCTTTTGATGGGGCATCAGAGAGCAGGGCCTCAGCCGTACCGAGTCCTGATTATTCCTGGGGACGGGGCATGACCCTGGGAGGCAACtga
- the LOC108074616 gene encoding derlin-1-like: MLSWYYSLPRLTRYWFTTTVVVSCLVGLFDIVPIERMQLDWSMLFYRKEWWRCLTSIVAFPINSVKFFRFPLYCHYLVRYSAMLENQFEKSPAAYLYLLIIVAVLANVAGILLTITNLMKVSVMAVVYIACRLQPDVNVNLFGTQFKSLHLPLLLVVLDYFIFYSLEALTGIWIGDLYYNLKFQYPNLLDTPHILKSFLPDVPHFSGAGEPSGSRAAAESDPEPFPDSEMFGEDLPSNTPDAHDDLSGVDEPSSESGAAAESNPEQGNNPVKQRRLTSRNLH, from the exons ATGTTGAGTTGGTACTATTCACTGCCGAGATTAACCAGATACTGGTTCACCACCACAGTGGTGGTCAGCTGCCTTGTCGGCCTATTTGATATAGTGCCCATCGAACGGATGCAGCTAGACTGGAGCATGTTATTCTACCGTAAGGAGTGGTGGCGATGCCTCACCTCAATCGTGGCCTTCCCCATCAACTCAGTCAAGTTTTTTCGATTTCCCCTCTATTGCCACTATCTTGTGAGATACAGTGCAATGCTGGAGAATCAGTTTGAAAAGAGTCCAGCGGCATATCTGTATCTCCTCATCATTGTCGCTGTGCTAGCGAATGTCGCAGGAATCCTATTGACAATCACCAACCTAATGAAAGTCTCAGTGATGGCCGTGGTGTATATCGCCTGTCGTCTGCAACCAGACGTAAATGTGAACTTGTTCGGAACGCAGTTTAAGTCCTTGCATCTGCCATTGTTGCTGGTCGTGCTTGATTACTTCATTTTTTA TTCCCTAGAAGCCCTTACTGGTATTTGGATTGGCGACTTGTACTATAATCTCAAGTTTCAGTATCCCAATCTGCTGGACACACCTCATATACT TAAAAGTTTCCTGCCTGATGTCCCCCACTTTAGTGGTGCTGGTGAACCATCAGGGAGCCGTGCGGCTGCCGAATCGGACCCTGAACCCTTCCCTGATTCTGAAATGTTTGGAGAAGATTTGCCATCCAA TACACCTGATGCACATGATGACTTAAGTGGTGTTGATGAACCCTCATCAGAGAGCGGGGCAGCTGCCGAATCGAATCCTGAACAGGGGAATAACCCTGTGAAGCAACGAAGGCTTACATCAAGGAATCTCCATTAA
- the LOC108074618 gene encoding derlin-1-like produces MITRWYRSLPRLTRYWFTTTVVVSCLVGPLEMLPVEWMKLDWNLVYYHWEWWRCLTSIVAYPINSGMVFRFVLHCHYLLKYSAMLENQFERSPAAYLYLLIIVAVLANVAGFLFKTDNVMKIAVMSVLYIGCRLQPDVTESLFGTRFKALHLPLVLVVLDYFIFFSLQSFYGICIGDIYHSLKFHYPNLLDTPRILKNILPDVHGDFSGAGEPSGSSAAAESDPETFSNSETFSEDFPSNTHNLPDAHDDFSGVDEPSSESGAAAESNPDQGNNPVKQPRLTSRNLH; encoded by the exons ATGATCACGAGATGGTACCGATCTCTGCCCAGATTAACCAGATACTGGTTCACCACCACAGTGGTGGTCAGCTGCCTTGTCGGCCCACTTGAGATGCTGCCCGTCGAATGGATGAAGCTGGACTGGAACTTGGTCTACTACCATTGGGAGTGGTGGCGATGCCTCACCTCAATTGTGGCCTACCCCATCAATTCAGGCATGGTCTTTCGATTCGTCCTCCATTGCCACTATCTGTTGAAATACAGTGCAATGCTGGAGAATCAGTTTGAAAGGAGTCCAGCGGCATATCTGTATCTCCTAATCATTGTGGCTGTGCTAGCGAATGTCGCAGGATTCCTATTCAAAACCGACAACGTGATGAAAATTGCAGTGATGTCCGTGCTGTATATCGGCTGTCGGCTGCAACCAGACGTAACTGAGAGCTTGTTCGGAACGCGGTTTAAGGCTTTGCATCTGCCATTGGTGCTGGTCGTTCTTGATTACttcattttttt TTCCTTGCAATCCTTTTATGGTATTTGTATTGGCGACATCTACCATAGTCTCAAGTTCCATTATCCCAATCTGTTGGACACACCTCGTATACt TAAAAATATCCTGCCTGATGTCCATGGTGACTTTAGTGGTGCTGGTGAACCATCAGGGAGCAGTGCAGCTGCCGAATCGGATCCTGAAACCTTCTCTAATTCTGAAACATTTTCAGAAGATTTTCCATCCAA TACACATAACCTGCCTGATGCCCACGATGACTTTAGTGGTGTTGATGAACCCTCATCAGAGAGCGGGGCAGCTGCCGAATCGAATCCTGATCAGGGGAATAACCCTGTGAAGCAACCAAGGCTAACATCAAGGAATCTCCATTAA